The sequence below is a genomic window from Rhizobium sp. NXC14.
GTCCTTAAGCTTCGATTGGCTGAGCAATCTTCTGGAGTCGAATCGCACAGTTGAATAAACTTCTGAGCCACTGAAGGCGCCTTTTAGAAAAGCCGCGGCAAGCGATTCACAAGATTCGCAAAATCCGCCTGCCTACGAGGTGGCGGGGCTCGGCTGCGATGACTGCGCGCCGCGCACCAGCGTCATCAGCATCATCACGAAAGCCAGCGACAATGCCGCAAGCACGGCGGCGGCGAAGAGCGCCGGGCTGGTACCGGCGCGATCGAGGATGGCGGTGAAGACGACGGGAGCGACGGCATTGGCAAGGTTTTGCGGCAGCGACAATCGGGCCGACTGCAGGCCGAATTCGCGCGGCGAAAACAGGGCCAGCGGCAGAAGCGCGCGGGCGACGGTCATCACGCCGGCGCCGAAGCCGTAGAACAGGATGAAGGTGACGAGCAGCGGCGTCGAAGGACTGGCGACCAGCATCACCAGGAAGCCCGTCAGCATCAGCCCGATGCCAGTAGCGGCGCTGAGGATCGGATTACCGCGCCGGCCGAGCAGCATGTCGAGGAACCGTGCCGAGATGCCGAGAATGCCGCGGGCCGAGCCGAGTTGCAGCGCGAAAGCCGGCGAGGCGCCGGACCGGCGGAAGATCTCCAGCAGCGATGGCGAGATGCCGAAGGTGATGAAGGTGGTGATGGTCGTCGAGGCGGCGATCAGCAGAAAGGCTCTGCGCCGCGCCGCCTTCGACAGCGTCACCGGGGCGATGTCGGCCGCGCCGCCGCCGACCTGGGCGGCGATCGGGCTGGGCAGGGCGAAAAGATGCAGCGGCAGGCATAGGAACAATTGTAGCGCCGCGCAGATGAGGAAGGTCAGGCGCCACCCGAAGGTGTCGTTGAGCAGGCTGAGGATCGGCCAGAAGACAGCGCTCGAGAGCCCGGTGAACAGCATCAGGACGGCGATGACGCGCTTGCCGTTCATCCCTTCGCGCTCCACGACTGCAGTGTAGGCGGGCGCCGACAGGCCAAGCGCGCCGCCGACGCCGATCACCATCCAGGCGGCGGCATAGAGAATGACGCCGTTTGCGCCGGCAAGCAGAGAGAGGCCGAGCGCAAAGGTCACAGAAGCCGCCGAAAGCACCCGGGCGGCGCCATAGTGGGCAAGGCAGCGACCGGTCACCGGACCGAGGATCGCACTGACCATCATCATGATCGTCAGGCCGGCGAACGCCACCTCGTTCGCCATGCCGAGATCGGCCGCCACGATGCGGCCCATGACTCCGAGCATGTCGAAGGTCGTGCCCCAGCCGATCAGCTGGGTGACGGCGAGGACGATGACCGTCTGCGCCGAGCGGAAGCGAAAGGAAATGGGCATCGGTGCTGAAACGGCCTGAAACGGGAGCAACCAAGCCATAACAGTTTCGATCCCCCGGTGAAAGCAGCCGCCGTCGATTCGGATTGCAGCCCGGCGCTTTTTCTCCAGCCGGAAATAGAGATCGGCCGGTACAATTTCAGGACGACCTGCTGCGCACGGAAATCGGCGATATCGACCGCCTTGCCGCCGCTTTCCCGGCAACGCTGTGGCCCAATCGCCGACCACCGGTCGGCTTGCCCGCGGCGCGATGGCAAAGGCATTGATCCCATCTGGCGAGGTTCATTTGGGGAGCGGAGAAAGCGCCGCCTCTGCCTGCTGCGAGCGTGGTTTCCGATCGCAGGAATCGTTTTTGTCGAACAGGCGAGAATGGTTCTAAACGCCCTGTATTACAGCGCATTCATTTGCCATTCAGGTCGCGTGGGTACATATTCGCAGCAAGTTGGAATTACCTTGAAAGCGTAAGACATGGCCTTTCCTCTGAGCGTCGCAGTAGTGGCCGCCGGACTGGTGGCATCG
It includes:
- a CDS encoding MFS transporter, producing MPISFRFRSAQTVIVLAVTQLIGWGTTFDMLGVMGRIVAADLGMANEVAFAGLTIMMMVSAILGPVTGRCLAHYGAARVLSAASVTFALGLSLLAGANGVILYAAAWMVIGVGGALGLSAPAYTAVVEREGMNGKRVIAVLMLFTGLSSAVFWPILSLLNDTFGWRLTFLICAALQLFLCLPLHLFALPSPIAAQVGGGAADIAPVTLSKAARRRAFLLIAASTTITTFITFGISPSLLEIFRRSGASPAFALQLGSARGILGISARFLDMLLGRRGNPILSAATGIGLMLTGFLVMLVASPSTPLLVTFILFYGFGAGVMTVARALLPLALFSPREFGLQSARLSLPQNLANAVAPVVFTAILDRAGTSPALFAAAVLAALSLAFVMMLMTLVRGAQSSQPSPATS